In Clostridium omnivorum, the DNA window AAATCATTAAAGTATATGGAATTAAATGATGTTAAGGAATTAACTGTAAAAGTTGTACCTAAAGAATTAGGAGAACTGTTCATAAAGATAACTCGAGAAGGCGAAGTTGTCAAAGCTCAAATTACTGCTACCAATAGGGATGCCTATAATGCACTGAACTCAAATTTAACTGAGATTACTAATAAGCTCAGTGAGCAAAACATTAAAATTCATAGCTTCAATGTAGAGATTTATAATGGTGACAGCAGTTTCTTAAATCAAGGCTCAAAAAACGAAAATGGCAATTCAAAGGGTAGAAGAAAAAATAGTGTTGGTAATTTAGAAGTTGAAGAAGTAGGTAATCCAGAAGAAATTACTTATGACTTGAATAATTTAAATGCTTTAGCATAAGGAGATGAAATAATGGGAGTAGAATCAGTAAATTCAAGTAATAACCAATCAATAACTGAAAGTGCTAAAATTACTGAAGGTGCAACAGTTAGAGGTACTAAAATCAATAAAGCAGGAGAGGATATGGATAAGAATGCTTTCCTAAAAATTTTAGCCGCAGAACTATCCAATCAAGATCCTGAAAACACAAAGGATTCTACACAATATGTAGCTCAAATGGCACAATTTACATCAATTGAACAAATGTCAAATTTGAATAATAATCTTAGCTTTACTGGTGCAACTTCATTAATTGGAAAGGTTGTGCTTCTAAATCAGAAAGACTCTTATGGAAATCAGTTCGGAGGCTTAGTAAAGAGTGTTGTAAAAGATTCAGGAGTAGTAAAGGTTAATGTTGAGGTAGAAGAGAATGGTGAACCTGTTACTAAAGCATTTCCGCTGGATAATGTGATTACAGTTGAGTCGTAAAGCTAGGGAGTTCTTAGTAGGTGATTTTATATGGGATACAGAGTAATAAATGGAAAGTTATATGCCATAGGTAATTTCCCAGAACCAAACATATCACGAAATAATAATAGTAATAGCAATGTT includes these proteins:
- a CDS encoding flagellar hook assembly protein FlgD: MGVESVNSSNNQSITESAKITEGATVRGTKINKAGEDMDKNAFLKILAAELSNQDPENTKDSTQYVAQMAQFTSIEQMSNLNNNLSFTGATSLIGKVVLLNQKDSYGNQFGGLVKSVVKDSGVVKVNVEVEENGEPVTKAFPLDNVITVES